The Nerophis lumbriciformis linkage group LG36, RoL_Nlum_v2.1, whole genome shotgun sequence DNA window aatatgccacaaattaatcccgcataacaaacacctcccccctcccgtccatataacctgccaatacaactcaaacacctgcacaacacactcaatcccacagcccaaagtaccgttcacctccccaaagttcatacagcacatatatttccccaaagaccccaaagttacgtacgtgacatgcacatagcggcacgcacatacgggcaagcgatcaaatgtttggaagcataCTTACGGTACCgcttctgcgcatccaactcaaagtcctcctggtaagagtccctGTTGTCCCAgtcctccacaggccaatggtaaagcttgactaccatctttcgggaatgtaaacaatgaaacaccggctgtgtttgtgttgttgctggagtcgactttgggaaaatatatgtgctgtatgaactttttggaggtaaacggtactttgggctgtgggattgagtgtgttgtgcaggtgtttgagttgtactggcgggttatatggacgggaggggggaggtgtttgttatgcgggattaatttgtggcatattaaatataagcctggttgtgttgtggctaatagagtaaatatatgtcttgtgtttatttactgttttagtcattcccagctgaatatcaggtcccacccgcctctcacagcatcttccctatctgaatcgctcccactgccctctcgtccttcactctcactttcctcatcaacAAATCTTTcatctcgctcaaattaatggggaaatcgtcactttctcggtctgaatcgctactcgtctgctacttccggtacaggcaaggcttttttaacagcgaccaaaagttgcgaactttatcgtcgatgttctctactaaatcctttcagcaaaaatatggcaatattgcgaaattatccagtatgacacatagaatggacctgctaaccCCGTTTAAatgagaaaattgcatttcagtaggcctttaggtctttgttacttagaatatgttccccatactaaagtgttgtcttgaatttgaaaaaataaaataccattatttttcactaaagaagggttcggtgaatgcgcatatgaaactggtagggttcggtacctccaacaaggttaagaaccactggtgtagaccagtgacgtgcagtcactagaggcaggtgaggcggggcctcacctgccatcatggaaagaaaaaaaaatgtaaaaagaaaaaaaaaattaaattgttatatgtatccagtgattatactataaagttattttccatttaacttcaccagttttagattatttttattcaaaatcgctgaattttcacatttgccgttcaaatactgagaagagacggtgcggtgaacagcagccagttgaggcacgtcactcagtgctgcaacatggattgcgcaatgactcggctaactgctggcctgctgtgcagtgagaccgtattgctatatgaattatattatacatttccatagtttagttagctgaggtatataatgtacagtgtattttgtcaacaactgtatgtgtgtaacgtatttcttgtgctgagcgatcataaaacggctgcaaaagacgcactggctgaggctcgcctcctgcacccccgccgtagaattgttatatcaactaaagcccacacttaaactttccacgtgcaagattgaatctatttaaaaaaaattatttcataagaagccaaaaagtgcaaaaacaataatgttggtgttggaggagttgtgaatgactgcagggacacaacattagatacacctgcagaatgcaggtgtacctaattcacaactcctccaacacaaacattattgtttttgcactttttggcttcttattaaataacttttgtaacctattttcatgggctttcctctttgtgatgttaagttcctgttatgcgctgttatacagtatatgcctcgagctcttattttgaaggcgctaagagcggaactGATGACATagggtggagcggaagtttttgaaagaacgtaaataaagtggtcctcgtgtaaactggagcctccgtgtttgttattttgtagttttatacagtataggcgacatttataaacccccggttacacttttttaaatagattcaatcttgcacgtggaaagtttaagtgagggctttagttgcggcgcatggacttaatttctaagtaaaggtaagaccataataacgtttttttttattaattgtgcTTTTTtgggtgctacagtttgtatgtgtaaagataaagttaagttaaagtagcaatgattgtcacacacactaggtgtaatgaaatgtgtcgtctacatttgacccatccccttgttcaccccctgggaggtgaggggagcagtgggcagcagcggcgccgcgcccgggaatcatttttggtgatttaaccctcaattccaactcttgatgctgagtgccaagcagggaagaatgctggtatgagcttttaaacataacccgttaactgctgccaatcaaatggtgaataagatactctttagggttcatatgtttgtaaatctgactgtgatgaagtcagtgcctcaccagccatcaacctcaccgcacgtcactgaattgcattattatgtttatcttacctaaaaataaatatatttattaatttaaaaaaaataaaaaataaaaaattcactatattttgctaaaaacatcaaaattaattgtatttttctttgtattttttctgactccttattacatccagccatagaatgatacattaaaataaacatatttgaaataattaattttaaatgatcataataattcacttaaaattaccatatttaattattaaaataattgcttgtttatcaacaactttagcattttattcattacattttgaagctctcagaagccaagttatgttatattccttgagATTTATTTAGATATCttaaggaaaaaataaataaaaataaaatatatatatatatatatatatatatatatatatatatatatatatatatatatatatatatatatatatatatatatcacactatAATAACGTGTTTCAAAGTGGTGCTGTGGTGGCGCTCATGCGTTACTGTTTAAACGTCAGCCCAGACGTCATAGGGCGGATCTTACTCAAGTGGACCGCCTGTGCTGAAACGCGCCTGCTTGAATGTCGTCGCTCATTTTAGCCACGGAATATTCTCTTGGAATTCGATCACACTTTTGGATTATCAATATTTTTCCCCGTCGAAATCGGCGCAAAGGGAACGCGCGTAACTGAGGTGCAGCTAGCGTGCGCACTTGGCAACAATGAGGGCCACTGTGGTAAAACAGGCACGTCAAATAAGGTACGTGCTGCGCGCCATTGTTGTTCTTCTTTTCTCAATTCATCAAGTAGCTTCGGTGACTCATTATTCCATACCCGAGGAGATGAAAGAGGGCTCGGTCGTGGCCAATCTTGCGCCCGATCTCGGACTGGATGTAAAAACGCTGAACCAGAGGAAGATGCGTCTGGACATTATTGCCAATAAGAAATATCTGGACGTGAACAAAGACACGGGGGAACTCTACATTGTGGAGAAGATTGACAGGGAACATATTTGCCCAACGAAAACATCAGCTTCTTGTTATCTCAGATTTGAAGTGATTCTTGAAAACCCTGTGCGTATTTTCAACATCGAGGTGGAAATAATGGACATCAACGACAACGCCCCTCAATTTAGGAGAGACGCCATTCATTTGGATATATCTGAATCCACAGCGAAGGGGGAGAGGTTCTCTTTGAGCAATGCAGTGGATCCTGACGTTGGCAGCAACACAGTCAAAACATATCATCTGAGTGAAAGTGAGCATTTTGACATCGAAGTTCAGACTGGAAGAGAGGGAACACAGTTTGCAGATTTGATCTTGAAGAGGAGTTTAGACCGAGAGCAGCAGGCAGTGCACAGTTTAGTACTAACGGCAGTAGATGGCGGTAAACCTCCACGTTCTGGCACTGCCAAAATTATTGTTCAGGTTTTAGACACCAATGACAACGCTCCTTTGTTTGATGAATCTATTTACAGTGTGAAAATAATGGAAAATTCTCCTATAGGAAACCTTGTTATTGATTTAAATGCTACTGACTTAGATGAAGGCTCCAACTCTGATTTAACATATTCATATAGTTTATACACACCAGAGAAAACACAAGAAACATTTCACTTAAATCCTTCTACTGGTGAGATTACCGTTAAAGGAATGTTGAATTATGAAGATTTTAAGATTTATGATATGGAAGTTATAGCAGCAGACAAAGGAGTCAACAGTTTATCAGGACAATGTACAATTAAAATTCAAGTTGAGGACATGAATGACAACCATCCAGAAATATCTATTAAATCGTTCCAAAGTCCGGTCAGTGAGAATATTGATGTTGACACGGTGATAGCAGTGGTCAGTGTGAGTGATAAGGACTCAGGTGACAATGGAGTAGTGGATCTTCACATTCCTCGTAAAATGCCTTTTAAACTGAGGGAGTCCTCTGATAACTATTACGAGTTAGTGGTCTCCGAGCCATTAGACCGTGAGAAGGTTCCGGAATATGACATCACCTTCACTGTCACAGACCGAGGCTCCCCTTCTTTGAGTGACAATGAAACCATGACTTTACATCTGCTGGATGTGAATGATAATGTTCCACACTTCCCTCAGTCCTTTTATACCATACGTGTGATGGAGAATAATGCTCCTGGCGCCTTGCTCAGTTCACTCAGTGCGTTTGACCCTGACCTCCATGAGAACCAGTACCTAGTTTACTTCATCCTAGAGAAGGAGATCGTCAACATCTCCATGTCCATGTTGTTCTCCATCAATCCAGAGAACGGGAACCTTTACGCACTAAAGACTTTTGACTATGAGATGGAGAAGGATTTTCTTTTCCACATTGAGGCCAGAGACTCTGGCTCTCCTCCACTCAGCAGCAACGTCACAGTCCACATTATCATTATGGACCAGAACGACAACGCTCCAGTTATTGTCTCTCCTTGGCGAGCGCACGGCTCCGTGGTGGAGGAGAAGATCCCCAGATCCACTGATAAAGGATCTCTGGTTGCCAAGGTGATAGCTTTGGACGTGGACTCGGTGCACAACTCTCGTATCACCTACCACTTCCTGCAGGTGACTGATGCCACCTTGTTCAGTCTGGACCAGTACAACGGCGAAATCCGCACTATGAGGATGTTCAGTTACAAAGATCCACGCCACCAGAGACTGGTTGTTGTTGCCAAGGACAACGGGGATCCGGCTCTCTCTGCTACAGTCACCATCAAGCTGTCCACGATGGAGACTGCTGTGAAGGCCTACTCGGACATGACTGAGGTGCCCATGGAATACGACATCTTCTCAGACCTCAATCTATATTTGGTCATCGGTCTGGGCTCGGTGTCCTTCCTGCTGCTCATCACCATCTTGGTCACCATCGTGCTCAAGTGTCAGAATACCAAGCCCAGCATGGCGGCTCCGCCCAGCAGGAACAGTGTGATCAGTGAGAGGAACTCCACCATCGCAGATTCCACTCTGGTGTCCAACGACGCCTACTGGTACAGTCTGTTTCTGGCAGAGACCAGGAAAGGAAAGATGGTGGTCAGGCAGCCTGTGCCAAAGGGTTCCAGATACATCGTGTCCAGTATTCCCAGGAGCACAGGCATGTCTGAGACTAGTGGCTCTGCTCCTTCAACCTTGCAGGTATGACAACGTGCACTATAATTAACTTTTAATGCTCCACCCGGTCAGAAGATTATAAGTCCATgttttcattatttaaaaaaatattgacacTGCCTATTGTTCTCAAATATGTATATACCCTAAACTAACCTAATTCCTGGTGACATTTCTTGTATACAGAATTTGTTTCTTTTACAATTTTAATAAGGTCGCCTACTGGAATTAATTTTGTGTGGTTGGAATTCAAAGTAGTGATTGTTCTCTTGTACCCACATACATAAAGGGATCACATAAACACAAATCAACatgagtaatgtttaaatacgtTAATTAgttaaaaacaaactaaaaatccAGTTCTTAAACATTAACAAGGCCATCTTACGAACatcacaatttaatttaattaagatTCAAGattatattattaaattattacatattgATTATTGGTGCATCTTTTTCCCCGTGCAGGATTTCTTTTGAACAAGGTATG harbors:
- the LOC133576896 gene encoding protocadherin alpha-C2-like isoform X2, producing the protein MRATVVKQARQIRYVLRAIVVLLFSIHQVASVTHYSIPEEMKEGSVVANLAPDLGLDVKTLNQRKMRLDIIANKKYLDVNKDTGELYIVEKIDREHICPTKTSASCYLRFEVILENPVRIFNIEVEIMDINDNAPQFRRDAIHLDISESTAKGERFSLSNAVDPDVGSNTVKTYHLSESEHFDIEVQTGREGTQFADLILKRSLDREQQAVHSLVLTAVDGGKPPRSGTAKIIVQVLDTNDNAPLFDESIYSVKIMENSPIGNLVIDLNATDLDEGSNSDLTYSYSLYTPEKTQETFHLNPSTGEITVKGMLNYEDFKIYDMEVIAADKGVNSLSGQCTIKIQVEDMNDNHPEISIKSFQSPVSENIDVDTVIAVVSVSDKDSGDNGVVDLHIPRKMPFKLRESSDNYYELVVSEPLDREKVPEYDITFTVTDRGSPSLSDNETMTLHLLDVNDNVPHFPQSFYTIRVMENNAPGALLSSLSAFDPDLHENQYLVYFILEKEIVNISMSMLFSINPENGNLYALKTFDYEMEKDFLFHIEARDSGSPPLSSNVTVHIIIMDQNDNAPVIVSPWRAHGSVVEEKIPRSTDKGSLVAKVIALDVDSVHNSRITYHFLQVTDATLFSLDQYNGEIRTMRMFSYKDPRHQRLVVVAKDNGDPALSATVTIKLSTMETAVKAYSDMTEVPMEYDIFSDLNLYLVIGLGSVSFLLLITILVTIVLKCQNTKPSMAAPPSRNSVISERNSTIADSTLVSNDAYWYSLFLAETRKGKMVVRQPVPKGSRYIVSSIPRSTGMSETSGSAPSTLQYPK
- the LOC133576896 gene encoding protocadherin alpha-C2-like isoform X1, which gives rise to MRATVVKQARQIRYVLRAIVVLLFSIHQVASVTHYSIPEEMKEGSVVANLAPDLGLDVKTLNQRKMRLDIIANKKYLDVNKDTGELYIVEKIDREHICPTKTSASCYLRFEVILENPVRIFNIEVEIMDINDNAPQFRRDAIHLDISESTAKGERFSLSNAVDPDVGSNTVKTYHLSESEHFDIEVQTGREGTQFADLILKRSLDREQQAVHSLVLTAVDGGKPPRSGTAKIIVQVLDTNDNAPLFDESIYSVKIMENSPIGNLVIDLNATDLDEGSNSDLTYSYSLYTPEKTQETFHLNPSTGEITVKGMLNYEDFKIYDMEVIAADKGVNSLSGQCTIKIQVEDMNDNHPEISIKSFQSPVSENIDVDTVIAVVSVSDKDSGDNGVVDLHIPRKMPFKLRESSDNYYELVVSEPLDREKVPEYDITFTVTDRGSPSLSDNETMTLHLLDVNDNVPHFPQSFYTIRVMENNAPGALLSSLSAFDPDLHENQYLVYFILEKEIVNISMSMLFSINPENGNLYALKTFDYEMEKDFLFHIEARDSGSPPLSSNVTVHIIIMDQNDNAPVIVSPWRAHGSVVEEKIPRSTDKGSLVAKVIALDVDSVHNSRITYHFLQVTDATLFSLDQYNGEIRTMRMFSYKDPRHQRLVVVAKDNGDPALSATVTIKLSTMETAVKAYSDMTEVPMEYDIFSDLNLYLVIGLGSVSFLLLITILVTIVLKCQNTKPSMAAPPSRNSVISERNSTIADSTLVSNDAYWYSLFLAETRKGKMVVRQPVPKGSRYIVSSIPRSTGMSETSGSAPSTLQASTTRSTRST